In one Lycium barbarum isolate Lr01 chromosome 7, ASM1917538v2, whole genome shotgun sequence genomic region, the following are encoded:
- the LOC132603877 gene encoding uncharacterized protein LOC132603877 isoform X1 yields the protein MDTELGSKLARLADEFTSNEFLQFGKDRAGLFFQSAETNTMFILTAHLKGYTRENIKTNIDEEGNKMVITCEKPVQETVKVGWTVIKKDIEIRKFTKVFKIPVGVILDKIETNFNEEASILTITMPKRVEGILGTGIQEVKEPENLPFRVDEIPKKATFHEDKGAEFSSAGSESAYRKGEASRETEMQPGFPSNIQKSHAEVEKPGAQDEVPQRETEKPKAEPKSQKIEDMGDGKLECTNLKDDKICEKANGIEEEEEDKLPERRSKICVPVIAGSAVILSLVVFGIYFMRNKKQPGKRKE from the exons ATGGATACGGAATTGGGATCCAAATTAGCAAGACTTGCAGATGAATTCACCTCTAATGAATTCCTTCAGTTTGGGAAAGATCGAGCTGGCCTTTTTTTCCAGTCTGCAGAAACAAACACTATGTTCATCCTTACTGCTCATTTGAAAG GTTACACGCGAGAAAACATAAAGACCAATATTGATGAGGAGGGGAATAAAATGGTGATAACATGTGAGAAGCCGGTCCAAGAAACTGTAAAGGTGGGGTGGACAGTGATCAAGAAAGATATAGAAATTAGAAAATTTACAAAGGTTTTCAAGATTCCAGTTGGGGTAATCTTGGATAAAATTGAAACTAATTTCAATGAGGAAGCCTCCATTCTGACTATTACAATGCCAAAGAGAGTGGAGGGGATTCTTGGAACAGGAATTCAAGAAGTGAAGGAGCCAGAAAATCTGCCTTTTAGAGTTGATGAAATTCCTAAAAAAGCGACATTTCATGAAGACAAAGGAGCGGAATTTTCATCAGCTGGTTCAGAATCTGCATATCGAAAAGGAGAAGCGAGTCGAGAAACAGAAATGCAGCCAGGTTTTCCATCAAATATCCAAAAATCTCATGCAGAAGTCGAAAAACCTGGTGCTCAAGATGAAGTTCCTCAAAGGGAAACCGAAAAGCCAAAAGCAGAACCAAAAAGCCAAAAAATTGAAGATATGGGGGATGGTAAACTTGAATGTACAAATTTGAAAGATGATAAAATTTGTGAAAAAGCAAATGGGattgaagaagaagaggaggacaAGTTGCCTGAGAGGAGGAGCAAGATATGTGTTCCTGTAATTGCTGGCTCAGCTGTAATTTTATCTCTAGTTGTCTTTGGGATTTATTTCATGAGAAATAAGAAGCAACctggaaaaagaaaagaatag
- the LOC132603877 gene encoding uncharacterized protein LOC132603877 isoform X2: MTATLPVTPKLPLSSGYTRENIKTNIDEEGNKMVITCEKPVQETVKVGWTVIKKDIEIRKFTKVFKIPVGVILDKIETNFNEEASILTITMPKRVEGILGTGIQEVKEPENLPFRVDEIPKKATFHEDKGAEFSSAGSESAYRKGEASRETEMQPGFPSNIQKSHAEVEKPGAQDEVPQRETEKPKAEPKSQKIEDMGDGKLECTNLKDDKICEKANGIEEEEEDKLPERRSKICVPVIAGSAVILSLVVFGIYFMRNKKQPGKRKE, from the coding sequence GTTACACGCGAGAAAACATAAAGACCAATATTGATGAGGAGGGGAATAAAATGGTGATAACATGTGAGAAGCCGGTCCAAGAAACTGTAAAGGTGGGGTGGACAGTGATCAAGAAAGATATAGAAATTAGAAAATTTACAAAGGTTTTCAAGATTCCAGTTGGGGTAATCTTGGATAAAATTGAAACTAATTTCAATGAGGAAGCCTCCATTCTGACTATTACAATGCCAAAGAGAGTGGAGGGGATTCTTGGAACAGGAATTCAAGAAGTGAAGGAGCCAGAAAATCTGCCTTTTAGAGTTGATGAAATTCCTAAAAAAGCGACATTTCATGAAGACAAAGGAGCGGAATTTTCATCAGCTGGTTCAGAATCTGCATATCGAAAAGGAGAAGCGAGTCGAGAAACAGAAATGCAGCCAGGTTTTCCATCAAATATCCAAAAATCTCATGCAGAAGTCGAAAAACCTGGTGCTCAAGATGAAGTTCCTCAAAGGGAAACCGAAAAGCCAAAAGCAGAACCAAAAAGCCAAAAAATTGAAGATATGGGGGATGGTAAACTTGAATGTACAAATTTGAAAGATGATAAAATTTGTGAAAAAGCAAATGGGattgaagaagaagaggaggacaAGTTGCCTGAGAGGAGGAGCAAGATATGTGTTCCTGTAATTGCTGGCTCAGCTGTAATTTTATCTCTAGTTGTCTTTGGGATTTATTTCATGAGAAATAAGAAGCAACctggaaaaagaaaagaatag